The genomic stretch GCCATTTTCCGCGGCAAGTATCATCACGCACCTATCGTTCTTGGAAGTGCAACACCTTCGCTTGAGTCTTATGCCAGAGCAGAAAAAGGCGTCTACCAAATGCTCGAACTTCCTGAGCGGGTAAACGATGCAAGTATGCCGGATTATCAAATCATCGACATGCGCGATGAATTGCATGCAGGAAACAGGTCCATCTTTTCTCGCGAACTGCTGGATCAAATGAAAGAACGAATTCGTAAAAAGGAACAAACAGTGCTGTTTTTAAACCGACGCGGTTACAGCACCTTTGTTATGTGCCGCGATTGCGGTCATACAGTTGAATGTCCGCACTGCGATATTACGCTAACATATCATCGAAGCAGTGAGCAGCTGAAGTGCCATTATTGCGGTTATGAAGAACCTGTTCCCCATTTTTGTCCATCCTGCGAAAGTGATACAATTCGCTATTTTGGTACAGGGACCCAAAAAGTCGAAGAAACGTTAACACAGCTTTTGCCGGAAGCGCGTGTCATCCGAATGGACGTGGATACGACAAGAAGGAAGGGCTCCCACGAAAAACTGCTCGGTGCATTCGGCAGAGGAGAAGCTGATATTTTGCTCGGTACCCAAATGATTGCAAAAGGCTTGGATTTTGAACGCGTAACACTAGTTGGTGTTTTAGCGGCTGATTCCATGCTGCATTTGCCTGATTTTCGTGCTGCGGAGAAAACGTTCCAGCTGCTCACCCAGGTAAGCGGACGTGCTGGCAGGCATACGCTTCCAGGAGAAGTAATTATTCAGACATACTCACCAGAGCATTACAGTGTGGAGCTTGCAGCTTCAGGTGATTACCGGCCGTTTTTCCAGACGGAAATGCAAACGCGCAGGGTGTTTCAATATCCGCCTTATTATTACTTGGCACTGCTGACAATCAGCCATCAAAACCAGGTGAAAGCTATGCAGACAACACAGACAATCGTCCAGCTGCTGCAGAAGCATTTATCTGACCAAGTAAGAATATTAGGGCCTACTCCCTCTCCACTGGCGCGAATCAAAGATAGATATCGCTTCCAGTGCATGATAAAATACAAAAACGAACCGAACCTTCGTGATGTAATCCGGAGAATTCTCCATTATTACGAAGATGCACGGAAAAAAGAAGATTTGCAAATACATGTTGATTTACAGCCGTATTCGCTCATGTAAGAAAGGAGCTATTTTTAAATGAAACGCATAGTATTCATGGGTACACCAGATTTCGCTGTACCATCACTAAAACAACTGACAGAGGAGGATTGCGAGGTAGTCTTGGTTGTCACACAGCCAGACCGTCCGAAAGGCCGCAAAAGAGTACTAACAAGTTCCCCTGTTAAAGAGGAAGCATTAAAGCACGGTATTCCAGTTTACCAGCCGGAAAAAATTAAAGAAAGCTATGAAGAAATTTTCTCCTACAAGCCGGATTTAATAGTGACAGCTGCGTTTGGACAGATTTTGCCAAAAGAGCTGCTTGATTATCCGAAATATGGCTGTATCAATGTGCACGCATCACTATTGCCAGAACTGCGCGGCGGAGCGCCGATTCACTATGCTATTCAGCAAGGAAAAGCAGAGACTGGCGTGACAATTATGTATATGGTAGAGAAATTGGATGCAGGGGACATGCTGCTTCAACGATCTGTTCCAATTACAATGGAAGATCACGTCGGCACGATGCATGACAAATTAGCTGTATTAGGAGCAGAGATGGTGCATGCTATTCTGCCCGACATCTTCGCCAATTCAGTAAAACCGATTCAGCAGGACGAAACTCAAGTTACCTTTGCGCCAACAATCAAGCGAGAGCAGGAAGTAATTGATTGGAATCGTTCGAACTGGGAGGTTTTCAATCATATTCGCGGTATGCACCCTTGGCCGGTAGCATTTACGACGTACCAAGACAAGCCTTTTAAAATTTGGTGGAGTGAATTGCTTGAGCAGAAGTACGAAGGGGAACCTGGGCAAATCGCAGCTTGTGAACAAGATGGTATTGTTGTCATCTGTGCGGAGAACACGGCTGTTAAATTAACACAAGTACAGCCAGCAGGAAAGAAACAAATGACAGCAGCAGATTTCCTGCGCGGTGTAGGTAAAGAAATGCAAGCTGGAGAAAGGTTGGGCCAGAATGAAGAAGTATGAATTACGTGATACGGCAGTCACCCTGCTTTCTCGCATCGGAGATCAAGGAGGGTACAGCCACCTGCTGCTTGATAAGACAATTCAAACGAAAGGTTTTGACAGCCGGGATACAGCGCTGTTAACCGAAATCGTATATGGAACTTTGTCTTATAAATTGACGCTGGAATACTTTCTGCGCCAATTTGTTAACAAGAAATTAGAAAACTGGGCGCGCTGGCTGCTTTTGTCTGCCTTTTATCAGATGTATATATTAGATCGTGTGCCTGACCATGCGGTTATCCATGAATCGGTAGAAATCGCTAAACAGCGCGGGCATAAAGGCATTGCCTCGCTTGTTAATGCTGTTCTGCGCAATGTGCAGCGAAAAGGATTCCCGAATCTAGATACGATACAAGATTCTGCTGAGCGGATTTCTTTGGAGACAAGCCATCCGAAATGGCTTGTGGAACGTTGGATTTCTCAGTATGGCGAGAAAACAGCGCGGGAAATGTGTGCAGTCAATCAAGTAGAAAAGCCAATAAGCGTCCGTGTGCAGCCGATGCTGACAACACGTGAGGCTGCCATGGAGGAGTTAACGTCACAAGGCTTTACAGTGCGTGCGTCGGCTATTAATCCACAAGGAATTATAATCGAAAAAGGAAATATCCTGAAAAGCGATCTGTTTTTGTCTAACCAAGTAACGATACAAGATCAAACAAGTATGCTCGCTGGTCAAATGGTTGATGCTGCACCTGGGATGATGGTGTTGGATGCTTGCAGCGCACCTGGCGGTAAAACGACGCATATTGCTGAAACGATGGAAAACGAAGGAAAGCTTCTTGCTTATGATCTGCATGCGAAGAAAGCGAAGCAGGTGAGTCAGAAAGCCGAAAAACTGAAGCTTACCATCATTGAAGCAAATCAAGCTGATGCTCGTCATTTGCAAGAGACACATGCACCAGAGACCTTTGACCGTATCTTGCTTGATGCTCCTTGTTCTGGTCTTGGTGTGTTACGCGGAAAACCGGATATCAAATATCACAAATCAGAGCAAGATGTCTTGTCACTTGCTTCTATCCAGGCTGAACTGCTGCATGACGTGGCGCCGCTTTTAAAAGTTGGAGGAAAACTTGTTTATAGTACGTGTACAGTTGACAAAGCTGAAAACGAGCAAGTGGTACAAACCTTCCTTGCCGAGCATCCAAACTATGAGGTTGATTCGGCCTTTCAGCAAGAATTGCCGGCAGTGGTACAAGATGCGCCTGGTCTAAGTTCAAATGGCTTACAAATATTCCCGCAAGATTTTGATACAGATGGCTTTTTCCTTGTACGTCTTGTTAGAAAAGCGTGAAAAATGTGGTAGGATAAATTTGGAGCAGCAAACAGACTGCATATAGATGAGGTGAGTAGCGTGAGAGGTTATTTCATTACCGACCGAGGTCAAATCAGAAGTCATAACGAAGATGCGGGCGGCGTATTCTCGAATGCCCATGCGCAGCATTTAGCTGTCATTGCCGATGGTATGGGCGGGCATAAAGCAGGCGATGTTGCCAGTGAGCTGGCTATATCACATTTACGACAGTGGTTTACGGGCGCAAGTGCGTTTGAATCTCCAAAGGAAGCAGAAGAAGCGATTCAGCAAGCCATCAAAGAAATTAATTT from Terribacillus sp. DMT04 encodes the following:
- the fmt gene encoding methionyl-tRNA formyltransferase, which encodes MKRIVFMGTPDFAVPSLKQLTEEDCEVVLVVTQPDRPKGRKRVLTSSPVKEEALKHGIPVYQPEKIKESYEEIFSYKPDLIVTAAFGQILPKELLDYPKYGCINVHASLLPELRGGAPIHYAIQQGKAETGVTIMYMVEKLDAGDMLLQRSVPITMEDHVGTMHDKLAVLGAEMVHAILPDIFANSVKPIQQDETQVTFAPTIKREQEVIDWNRSNWEVFNHIRGMHPWPVAFTTYQDKPFKIWWSELLEQKYEGEPGQIAACEQDGIVVICAENTAVKLTQVQPAGKKQMTAADFLRGVGKEMQAGERLGQNEEV
- the rsmB gene encoding 16S rRNA (cytosine(967)-C(5))-methyltransferase RsmB — its product is MKKYELRDTAVTLLSRIGDQGGYSHLLLDKTIQTKGFDSRDTALLTEIVYGTLSYKLTLEYFLRQFVNKKLENWARWLLLSAFYQMYILDRVPDHAVIHESVEIAKQRGHKGIASLVNAVLRNVQRKGFPNLDTIQDSAERISLETSHPKWLVERWISQYGEKTAREMCAVNQVEKPISVRVQPMLTTREAAMEELTSQGFTVRASAINPQGIIIEKGNILKSDLFLSNQVTIQDQTSMLAGQMVDAAPGMMVLDACSAPGGKTTHIAETMENEGKLLAYDLHAKKAKQVSQKAEKLKLTIIEANQADARHLQETHAPETFDRILLDAPCSGLGVLRGKPDIKYHKSEQDVLSLASIQAELLHDVAPLLKVGGKLVYSTCTVDKAENEQVVQTFLAEHPNYEVDSAFQQELPAVVQDAPGLSSNGLQIFPQDFDTDGFFLVRLVRKA